In Streptomyces nodosus, one DNA window encodes the following:
- the scpB gene encoding SMC-Scp complex subunit ScpB: MSEETAETPPGPDTVAGLDLRPALEAVLMVVDEPATEEHLARILERPRRQIADALHELADEYTVQGRGFELRFVAGGWRFYTRAAYAPAVERFVLDGQQARLTQAALETLAVVAYRQPVSRSRVSAVRGVNCDGVMRTLLQRGLVDEAGTEPESGAILYRTTNYFLERMGLRGLDELPELAPFLPEAEAIEAETQEGVPSFDPDAPDAPDADDDHTTKTTTEH, from the coding sequence GTGAGCGAGGAGACCGCCGAGACCCCGCCCGGCCCGGACACCGTGGCCGGGCTCGACCTCAGGCCCGCCCTGGAGGCCGTCCTGATGGTCGTGGACGAACCCGCCACCGAGGAGCATCTCGCCAGGATCCTGGAGCGGCCCCGACGGCAGATCGCCGACGCCCTGCACGAGCTGGCCGACGAGTACACCGTCCAGGGACGCGGCTTCGAGCTGCGCTTCGTGGCGGGCGGCTGGCGCTTCTACACCCGGGCCGCCTACGCCCCCGCCGTGGAGCGCTTCGTCCTGGACGGGCAGCAGGCCCGGCTCACCCAGGCCGCCCTGGAGACCCTCGCGGTGGTCGCGTACCGCCAGCCGGTCAGCCGCAGCCGGGTCTCGGCGGTCCGCGGAGTGAACTGCGACGGGGTCATGCGCACCCTCCTCCAACGGGGGCTGGTCGACGAGGCGGGCACGGAACCCGAATCAGGTGCGATCCTGTACAGGACGACGAACTACTTCCTGGAGCGGATGGGCCTGCGCGGCCTGGACGAACTTCCGGAGCTCGCGCCCTTCCTCCCGGAGGCGGAGGCGATCGAGGCGGAGACCCAGGAGGGCGTACCGTCGTTCGACCCGGATGCTCCCGATGCTCCGGACGCAGACGACGATCACACGACGAAGACGACGACGGAACATTGA
- the ald gene encoding alanine dehydrogenase → MIDVKVGIPREVKNNEFRVAITPAGVHELVRHGHQVVVERNAGAGSSIPDEEYIAAGAEILDTADEVWAAADLLLKVKEPIAEEYHRLRKDQILFTYLHLAASKECTDALLESGTTAIAYETVELPSRALPLLAPMSEVAGRLAPQVGAYHLMRAAGGRGVLPGGVPGVLAAKAVVIGAGVSGWNAAQIAMGMGFHVTLLDKDINKLKEADKIFGTKIQTVVSNSFELEKACLDADLVVGAVLVPGAKAPKLVSNELVSRMKAGSVLVDIAIDQGGCFEDSHPTTHAEPTFPVHDAVFYCVANMPGAVPNTSTYALTNATLPYIVELANRGWVEALRRDPALAKGLNTHDGKVVYKEVAEAHGLEHVELNSLLG, encoded by the coding sequence GTGATCGACGTGAAGGTCGGCATCCCCCGCGAAGTCAAGAACAACGAGTTCCGGGTGGCCATCACCCCCGCCGGCGTGCATGAGCTGGTGCGCCACGGCCACCAGGTCGTCGTCGAGCGGAACGCCGGCGCCGGCTCCTCGATCCCGGACGAGGAGTACATCGCCGCCGGAGCGGAGATCCTGGACACCGCGGACGAGGTCTGGGCCGCCGCCGACCTGCTGCTGAAGGTCAAGGAGCCCATCGCCGAGGAGTACCACCGCCTCCGCAAGGACCAGATCCTCTTCACCTATCTGCACCTGGCCGCCTCCAAGGAGTGCACGGACGCCCTGCTGGAGTCCGGCACCACGGCGATCGCCTATGAGACGGTCGAGCTGCCCAGCCGCGCGCTCCCGCTGCTCGCCCCGATGTCCGAGGTCGCCGGCCGGCTGGCCCCGCAGGTCGGCGCCTACCACCTGATGCGCGCGGCCGGCGGCCGTGGTGTGCTGCCCGGTGGTGTCCCCGGTGTGCTGGCCGCCAAGGCCGTGGTCATCGGCGCCGGTGTGTCCGGCTGGAACGCGGCGCAGATCGCGATGGGCATGGGCTTCCACGTCACCCTGCTCGACAAGGACATCAACAAGCTGAAGGAGGCGGACAAGATCTTCGGCACGAAGATCCAGACCGTCGTCTCCAACTCCTTCGAGCTGGAGAAGGCCTGCCTCGACGCCGACCTCGTCGTCGGTGCGGTCCTCGTCCCGGGCGCCAAGGCCCCGAAGCTGGTCTCCAACGAGCTGGTCTCCCGGATGAAGGCGGGAAGTGTCCTTGTCGACATCGCGATCGACCAGGGCGGCTGCTTCGAGGACTCCCACCCCACCACGCACGCCGAGCCGACCTTCCCGGTGCACGACGCGGTCTTCTACTGCGTCGCCAACATGCCCGGCGCCGTCCCCAACACCTCCACCTACGCCCTGACGAACGCCACGCTGCCCTACATCGTGGAGCTCGCCAACCGCGGCTGGGTCGAGGCGCTGCGCCGCGACCCCGCGCTGGCCAAGGGCCTCAACACCCATGACGGCAAGGTGGTGTACAAGGAGGTCGCCGAGGCGCACGGCCTGGAGCACGTCGAGCTGAACTCGCTGCTCGGCTAG
- a CDS encoding segregation and condensation protein A, whose product MTSHAPSGPAGRRRALGLGPGATPRRAAPTEESTPPAAPGDRPPPPASTPVPPPASPPEDDDSPAERAPAPPTDPTAISGAEDPASPPGGAASPGAAPGAEAVASLPGGVGSRGGSSGESVPGPVAGATGAAGGVFTVRLENFEGPFDLLLQLISKHKLDVTEVALSKVTDEFMAHIRAMGPDWDLDRTTEFLVVAATLLDLKAARLLPAAEVEDEADLALLEARDLLFARLLQYRAYKQIAEIFHRRGADEARRHPRTVGLEPQHAELLPEVVISIGLEGFARLAVKAMQPRPEPQVYVDHIHAPLVSVREQARVLVARLRELGEAGFRALVADTDDTLTVVARFLALLELYREKAVALEQETALGELTVRWTGGDGDLAPTVTDEFDRPHEASGNNGTKPGKEGTKAEAPGKAGAKG is encoded by the coding sequence ATGACGTCGCACGCACCCTCCGGCCCCGCCGGACGCCGCCGTGCGCTGGGACTCGGCCCCGGGGCCACGCCCCGGCGGGCCGCTCCCACGGAGGAGAGCACGCCCCCGGCCGCCCCCGGCGACCGCCCGCCGCCGCCCGCTTCCACCCCCGTCCCGCCTCCGGCCTCCCCACCTGAGGACGACGACTCCCCGGCCGAACGCGCGCCCGCACCGCCGACCGACCCGACCGCGATCTCGGGGGCTGAGGATCCGGCTTCCCCGCCGGGAGGCGCCGCTTCGCCCGGCGCGGCTCCCGGGGCCGAGGCCGTGGCTTCCCTGCCTGGTGGTGTGGGTTCGCGCGGTGGTTCCTCGGGGGAGAGCGTGCCCGGCCCGGTGGCCGGGGCGACGGGCGCTGCGGGTGGTGTCTTCACCGTTCGGCTGGAGAACTTCGAGGGGCCCTTCGATCTGCTGCTCCAGCTGATCTCGAAGCACAAGCTCGATGTCACCGAGGTCGCGCTGTCCAAGGTGACCGACGAGTTCATGGCGCACATCCGGGCCATGGGGCCGGACTGGGACCTGGACCGGACCACAGAGTTCCTGGTGGTCGCCGCGACCCTGCTCGACCTCAAGGCGGCACGGCTGCTGCCCGCCGCCGAGGTCGAGGACGAGGCCGACCTCGCGCTGCTCGAGGCCCGGGACCTGCTGTTCGCCCGGCTCCTCCAGTACCGCGCGTACAAGCAGATCGCCGAGATCTTCCACCGCCGCGGCGCGGACGAGGCCCGGCGTCACCCCCGTACCGTCGGCCTGGAACCCCAGCACGCCGAGCTGCTGCCCGAGGTCGTCATCAGCATCGGCCTCGAGGGGTTCGCCCGGCTCGCGGTCAAGGCGATGCAGCCCAGGCCCGAGCCCCAGGTGTACGTGGACCACATCCACGCCCCGCTGGTGTCCGTGCGGGAGCAGGCCCGGGTCCTGGTCGCCCGGCTGCGGGAGCTCGGCGAGGCCGGCTTCCGGGCGCTGGTGGCGGACACCGACGACACCCTCACGGTGGTCGCGCGCTTCCTCGCCCTGCTGGAGCTCTACCGGGAGAAGGCCGTGGCCCTGGAGCAGGAGACGGCCCTCGGTGAGCTGACGGTGCGCTGGACGGGCGGGGACGGGGACCTGGCCCCGACGGTCACGGACGAGTTCGACCGGCCGCACGAGGCGTCCGGGAACAATGGCACGAAGCCCGGCAAGGAGGGTACAAAGGCGGAGGCCCCCGGCAAGGCGGGCGCAAAGGGGTAG
- a CDS encoding ParA family protein, with the protein MPGRGAVPTGLEAVGSVAVRTFAVHQSPSPFLARTAHQSLDGLHVNAMAGDGSGGVHNHLADFDELPDGHFYDPDAEYEPDPEYAATLAPDAARQRRERIGPTGRPLPYFPIPGPLTDHGPAKIIAMCNQKGGVGKTTSTINLGAALAEYGRRVLLVDFDPQGALSVGLGVNPMELDLTVYNLLMERGMSADEVLLKTAVPNMDLLPSNIDLSAAEVQLVSEVARESTLQRALKPLMPDYDYIVIDCQPSLGLLTVNALTAAHKVIVPLECEFFALRGVALLTETIEKVQERLNPELELDGILATMYDSRTVHSREVLARVVEAFDDHVYHTVIGRTVRFPETTVAGEPITTYASNSVGAAAYRQLAREVLARCHAE; encoded by the coding sequence ATGCCTGGGCGGGGCGCGGTCCCCACGGGGCTGGAGGCTGTCGGCTCCGTCGCTGTCCGTACCTTCGCAGTCCACCAGAGCCCGAGCCCCTTTCTGGCTCGGACAGCACACCAGAGCTTGGATGGCCTACACGTGAACGCCATGGCCGGCGACGGAAGTGGCGGGGTCCACAACCACCTCGCCGACTTCGACGAACTGCCCGACGGGCATTTCTACGACCCCGACGCCGAATACGAGCCCGATCCCGAGTACGCGGCCACTCTCGCACCCGACGCGGCACGCCAGCGCCGTGAACGCATCGGCCCCACCGGCCGTCCGCTGCCGTACTTCCCGATCCCGGGACCGCTGACCGACCACGGGCCCGCGAAGATCATCGCGATGTGCAACCAGAAAGGCGGCGTCGGCAAGACGACGTCGACCATCAACCTGGGCGCCGCACTGGCGGAGTACGGACGCCGGGTGCTGCTCGTCGACTTCGACCCCCAGGGCGCGCTGTCCGTGGGCCTCGGCGTCAACCCCATGGAGCTCGACCTCACCGTCTACAACCTGCTCATGGAACGGGGCATGTCCGCGGACGAGGTCCTGCTGAAGACCGCGGTCCCGAACATGGATCTGCTGCCGAGCAACATCGACCTGTCGGCGGCCGAGGTCCAGCTGGTCTCGGAGGTCGCGCGCGAGTCCACGCTCCAGCGGGCGCTTAAGCCGCTGATGCCCGACTACGACTACATCGTGATCGACTGTCAGCCCTCGCTCGGTCTGCTCACGGTGAACGCGCTCACCGCGGCGCACAAGGTGATCGTGCCGCTGGAGTGCGAGTTCTTCGCGCTGCGCGGGGTGGCGCTGCTCACCGAGACCATCGAGAAGGTGCAGGAGCGGCTCAACCCCGAGCTGGAGCTCGACGGCATCCTGGCCACGATGTACGACTCCAGAACCGTGCACAGCCGCGAGGTGCTGGCGCGGGTCGTCGAGGCGTTCGACGATCACGTCTACCACACGGTGATCGGCCGGACCGTGCGCTTCCCGGAGACCACGGTCGCCGGTGAGCCGATCACCACCTACGCCTCCAACTCCGTCGGCGCCGCCGCCTACCGTCAGCTCGCCAGGGAGGTGCTCGCCCGGTGTCACGCCGAGTGA
- a CDS encoding pseudouridine synthase, which yields MRSSGSDRNGGRGNYRGAGNNRDDRQGQGRPRKPRPEERRYDVGPGATQDGPKSGRGSSARGGAKGSPKQAQQQGRGRTAPARSREYEARAEERNRERYAGKKDIKPPKTFPGAEQEGERLQKVLARAGYGSRRACEELIDEARVEVNGEIVTEQGLRVDPEKDEIKVDGLTVATQSYQFFSLNKPAGVVATMEDPEGRQCLGDYVTNRETRLFHVGRLDTETEGVILLTNHGELAHRLTHPKYGVRKTYLAHIVGPIPRDLGKRLKDGVPLEDGYARADHFRVVEQTGKNYLVEVTLHEGRKHIVRRMLAEAGFPVDKLVRTAFGPITLGDQKSGWLRRLSNTEVGMLMKEVDL from the coding sequence ATGCGAAGCAGCGGCAGCGACAGGAACGGCGGGCGCGGCAACTACCGCGGTGCCGGCAACAACAGGGACGACAGGCAGGGTCAGGGCCGTCCCCGCAAGCCCCGCCCCGAGGAGCGCCGCTACGACGTGGGCCCCGGCGCCACCCAGGACGGCCCCAAGTCCGGGCGCGGCTCGAGCGCCCGCGGCGGCGCCAAGGGCAGCCCCAAGCAGGCCCAGCAGCAGGGGCGCGGACGGACCGCCCCGGCGCGCTCCCGGGAGTACGAGGCGCGCGCCGAGGAGCGCAACCGCGAGCGGTACGCGGGCAAGAAGGACATCAAGCCGCCCAAGACCTTCCCGGGCGCCGAGCAGGAGGGCGAGCGGCTGCAGAAGGTGCTGGCACGCGCCGGCTACGGGTCCCGCCGGGCCTGCGAGGAGCTGATCGACGAGGCCCGGGTCGAGGTCAACGGGGAGATCGTCACCGAGCAGGGGCTGCGGGTCGACCCGGAGAAGGACGAGATCAAGGTCGACGGGCTGACCGTGGCCACGCAGTCGTACCAGTTCTTCTCGCTGAACAAGCCGGCCGGTGTCGTCGCCACCATGGAGGACCCGGAGGGGCGTCAGTGCCTCGGCGACTATGTCACCAACCGTGAGACCCGGCTGTTCCACGTGGGACGTCTGGACACCGAGACCGAGGGTGTCATCCTGCTCACCAACCACGGCGAGCTGGCGCACCGGCTGACGCATCCGAAGTACGGGGTGCGCAAGACCTATCTCGCGCACATCGTGGGCCCGATCCCGCGTGACCTGGGCAAGCGCCTGAAGGACGGCGTCCCGCTGGAGGACGGCTATGCGCGCGCGGACCACTTCCGGGTGGTCGAGCAGACCGGCAAGAACTATCTCGTCGAGGTGACGCTGCACGAGGGCCGCAAGCACATCGTGCGCCGCATGCTCGCCGAGGCGGGCTTCCCGGTCGACAAGCTGGTGCGCACCGCCTTCGGCCCGATCACGCTCGGCGACCAGAAGTCGGGCTGGCTGCGCCGTCTGTCGAACACCGAGGTCGGCATGCTGAT